The following are encoded in a window of Elusimicrobiota bacterium genomic DNA:
- a CDS encoding MFS transporter: MKSRALRSAMSLVVSFVVVLAPWPAWAQTARVVAPVSGVSASAVGAAIVSPLSSAPSALLSPSLGALSAASLQAGSAPAPLAPASVPNAAAAQTVPPAVPHAAAPAAVTAIPSAPDTRLSESAAIAEASVRGKTVVMVGTKGSRPFIMQEALRVAKELGLNLVLVDDPANRKNSIDGIPDSNFIAAPINTRDGKTMGKIAETVAAHPEGAKAHAVVGFMSLYASLTGRITDKLGAKGIAGDVVAAADNKPEARKRLNADASQHVAYAVIGSEKEARRAYHEISEEGKYKVMIKTSRGENSRFLDLNIKSENEAAAAYLKMDAAVRDFVARPEAKQTTFSTHPGLMMERMLEKNPGTEETSVEVVMQDGKAAFAIVSDTKGLGQKGELAGGILVFPGQTAVADHAELIAASERALKALGLRDGNARLDLFSTPDGPRVIEINPFMGGVAIWQAVKSLTGMSLVEQGFRATLGLKVDPGHAPDGVIHYTFLASSRNGTLEAVEGLEAARKMPGVELARVFVEEGDRIVAAKGNAYEEWAEVIGKGKTWRDAIRSALLASRRMVLKIKRDNGEIVRARGDYQQPTADDLAPLPKVEPAPAPAPDAAPSQAPGLFSKVVMGFLSTFILVSTVVESTSLAVSQMTQPLTQGFLALAGLTVVSYLAYTAGALFGGRWVDKFGISRTYRTVLGVRTGIWITIALLFNPLTGTLPLAALIALFSLDYFFHSIGRVAEHKLQVAWFHDKPTSSSRFGSFRDFIEYGTVFVASAMGLAIAAFGFGAVIYPAPVAFAIAAGLAFLLKLPKATPAAAVEAKKAGWGAGFRGVFKNPGIAKPLMGYVLLSSFLYMMYYIIATAFGAYVAGDPKQAAAVAGSLTGLYGVGALLGALAMDRISRLIDKKTAALPEAERDEAGRKLYAKSAAKSLIWTAATMLGSWAFISQTALFTFVWPIFPISPVLLLIGFASQMAIIHLDTIMKDRIPKQDKALAGSILGAIRTLTYLSFVAGFLLWGGLFAGFGTAAFALFAAFYTGVALVYLKLARWLKSQ, encoded by the coding sequence ATGAAATCACGCGCGCTTCGCTCAGCGATGTCCCTCGTCGTTTCGTTCGTCGTCGTCCTCGCGCCCTGGCCGGCATGGGCGCAGACCGCGCGCGTCGTCGCTCCCGTCTCGGGAGTTTCCGCGTCGGCCGTCGGCGCCGCGATCGTCTCCCCTCTTTCCAGCGCTCCGTCCGCGCTGCTCTCTCCGTCCCTCGGGGCCCTGTCCGCCGCCTCGCTGCAGGCCGGCTCCGCGCCCGCGCCGCTCGCGCCCGCCTCGGTCCCGAACGCCGCCGCCGCGCAGACCGTTCCTCCCGCCGTCCCTCACGCCGCCGCTCCGGCCGCCGTCACCGCGATCCCCTCCGCGCCCGACACGCGCCTCTCCGAGTCGGCGGCCATCGCCGAGGCGTCGGTCCGCGGCAAGACCGTCGTCATGGTCGGCACGAAGGGCTCGCGCCCGTTCATCATGCAGGAGGCGCTGCGCGTCGCCAAGGAGCTGGGCCTCAACCTCGTGCTCGTGGACGATCCCGCGAACCGCAAGAATTCCATCGACGGCATTCCTGACTCGAATTTCATCGCCGCCCCGATCAACACCCGCGACGGGAAGACCATGGGCAAGATCGCGGAGACCGTCGCCGCGCATCCCGAGGGCGCGAAGGCGCACGCGGTCGTCGGCTTCATGAGCCTGTACGCGAGCCTGACCGGCCGGATCACCGACAAGCTCGGCGCCAAGGGCATCGCGGGCGACGTCGTCGCCGCGGCCGACAACAAGCCGGAGGCGCGCAAGCGCCTCAACGCGGACGCGAGCCAGCACGTCGCGTACGCGGTGATCGGCAGCGAGAAAGAGGCGCGCCGAGCGTACCACGAGATCTCCGAGGAAGGCAAGTACAAGGTCATGATCAAGACCAGCCGCGGCGAGAACTCCCGCTTCCTCGACCTCAACATCAAGTCCGAGAACGAGGCCGCCGCCGCCTACCTCAAGATGGACGCCGCCGTGCGCGACTTCGTCGCCCGCCCCGAGGCCAAGCAGACCACCTTCAGCACGCACCCGGGCCTCATGATGGAGCGCATGCTCGAGAAGAACCCCGGCACCGAGGAGACCTCGGTCGAGGTCGTCATGCAGGACGGCAAGGCCGCCTTCGCGATCGTCTCCGACACGAAAGGCCTCGGGCAGAAGGGCGAGCTCGCCGGCGGCATCCTGGTGTTCCCCGGCCAAACCGCCGTCGCGGACCACGCCGAGCTCATCGCCGCCTCCGAGCGCGCCCTCAAGGCGCTCGGCCTGCGGGACGGCAACGCGCGCCTCGACCTCTTCTCCACCCCCGACGGCCCGCGCGTCATCGAGATCAATCCCTTCATGGGCGGCGTCGCGATCTGGCAGGCGGTGAAGAGCCTGACCGGCATGAGCCTCGTCGAGCAGGGCTTCCGGGCGACGCTCGGCCTGAAGGTCGACCCGGGCCACGCGCCCGACGGCGTGATCCACTACACCTTCCTCGCCTCCAGCCGCAACGGCACGCTCGAGGCGGTCGAAGGGCTCGAGGCCGCGCGCAAGATGCCCGGCGTGGAGCTCGCGCGCGTGTTCGTCGAGGAAGGCGACCGGATCGTCGCGGCCAAAGGCAACGCCTACGAGGAATGGGCCGAGGTCATCGGCAAGGGCAAGACCTGGCGCGACGCGATCCGCTCCGCGCTCCTCGCCTCGCGCCGGATGGTCCTGAAGATCAAGCGCGACAACGGCGAGATCGTCCGCGCCCGCGGCGACTACCAGCAACCCACCGCGGACGACCTGGCCCCGCTCCCCAAGGTCGAACCGGCCCCCGCGCCGGCTCCGGATGCCGCCCCCTCTCAAGCGCCGGGCTTGTTCTCGAAGGTCGTCATGGGCTTCCTGTCGACCTTCATCCTCGTCTCGACCGTCGTCGAGTCCACGTCCCTGGCCGTTTCTCAAATGACCCAGCCGCTGACGCAGGGCTTCTTGGCGCTCGCCGGCCTGACCGTGGTGAGCTACCTCGCCTACACCGCCGGCGCGCTGTTCGGCGGCCGCTGGGTGGACAAGTTCGGCATCAGCCGCACCTACCGCACGGTGCTCGGCGTGCGCACCGGCATCTGGATCACGATCGCTTTGCTCTTCAACCCGCTGACCGGGACTTTGCCGCTCGCGGCGCTGATCGCCCTGTTCAGCCTCGACTACTTCTTCCACTCGATCGGCCGCGTCGCCGAGCACAAGCTCCAGGTCGCCTGGTTCCACGACAAGCCGACCTCGTCGAGCCGCTTCGGCTCTTTCCGCGACTTCATCGAGTACGGCACCGTGTTCGTCGCCTCCGCGATGGGCCTGGCGATCGCCGCGTTCGGCTTCGGCGCGGTGATCTACCCCGCCCCGGTCGCCTTCGCGATCGCCGCGGGCCTCGCCTTCCTCCTCAAGCTGCCCAAGGCCACGCCGGCCGCGGCCGTCGAGGCGAAGAAGGCGGGCTGGGGCGCGGGCTTCCGCGGCGTGTTCAAGAACCCGGGCATCGCCAAGCCCCTGATGGGCTACGTCCTGCTCTCCAGCTTCCTGTACATGATGTACTACATCATCGCCACGGCCTTCGGCGCCTACGTCGCCGGCGACCCGAAGCAGGCGGCGGCCGTCGCGGGCTCGCTGACCGGCCTGTACGGCGTCGGCGCTCTGCTCGGCGCGCTGGCGATGGACCGGATCAGCCGCCTGATCGACAAGAAGACCGCCGCGCTGCCCGAGGCGGAGCGCGACGAGGCCGGCCGCAAGCTGTACGCGAAGAGCGCCGCCAAGTCCCTGATCTGGACCGCGGCGACGATGCTCGGCTCCTGGGCCTTCATCAGCCAGACCGCCCTGTTCACCTTCGTGTGGCCGATCTTCCCGATCTCGCCCGTCCTGCTGCTGATCGGCTTTGCGAGCCAGATGGCGATCATCCACCTCGACACCATCATGAAGGACCGCATCCCGAAGCAGGACAAGGCGCTCGCCGGCAGCATCCTCGGCGCGATC
- a CDS encoding AAA family ATPase — MIIEKAAARKSLAVTLALALFASAPVNAWSQTQSAAARAVPGIGVGVLGSIDTRVTVLPATLSVTASIALPNLSLNSPAPTVAPAVKAMAAASVAAPQAMVPAAQPLALEAHPVIGVLNALQAKGVQLPETLSTREDAAKLIVAAQAMPEGTAKQNMIAMAAAINAASNTGSSAQLGQIFDAERARAEAPEPVAAPAPVQPAGWRSVVSRLLPASLAKMVVKKTPPAPAPAPAPVAQPANPEDFAVKIADMHYAPSASQIPENTSKVPVSDKQVVGQDDGLKAIKFGLQMPGRHYNLFVAGPDGSGRETALRHMLPEVAGKMATPGDRVAVTNFKDKENPLVLNLDAGRGPAFVKGVRKFVATLKGVLPGALESGQIGEAKRQIVAQVQAAASEREEAFKAEVAAITLAGGVFTVEFFAKPSGEGRMMVGLKLMRNGQPVDPATVDADITAGAYTRAQFEQANKERDQKFPAVMEKFKAMMEENNAAMEAVQGKIAELESQAVASVVSQVAQPLMGLVMPETKVTPEMTALQAKIEAWSADFEARVSAVDVDGFGVAFIQNGNKLMVAYTHGGEALSQEKVAALMAKGLTPAAFKQIQEALSAAVEPLLKEFKAKNQEFGAAQQELAKNQPKAAATPEQLKAVAYVKMLMQFSASNYRIFMGKIGSSSDEEGIKDAPGQKPMDAEDFFEASVLSSNGATKGAPVVWVKNPTLDKVFGKADDNRRTMIIPGVGLVKGGAPGGPTLIGGAIQQAEGGFLVMDFMDVLRAPGLYQALMAAAKTGEASMVEGGLQSLMNGKNESYHVPSKVKIVLIGSPSLRMLVERQDPDFAMNFQASADFESTLKVSEESVAGYVQFFEKAVLSLAAELKQDVTNLTQDAMSALVEQGARMADSNKKLTAQFGALYGVVREATYWAHEAGRTEVRREDVDTALQTKQDREEVYRRHLLQVYKDNVFVVETTGKKVGQINGLAVMGTFGVPMRITVVPSAAGGAGGIISVDRQAGPSQTGSSFNKALGVVEGFLQNLFAQKRPFPARLSISYEQNYGGIDGDSATSTEIYSILSALSGVPIGQNFAVTGSADQFGNVQAIGGVNHKIEGFYELAKARGLTGDQGIVIPQANVADLQLSLEVVEAVKAGKFHIYAVSHVSQGLEILTGVAYSEILSKARANLAQMGKPEAKKD, encoded by the coding sequence ATGATCATCGAGAAAGCCGCCGCGAGAAAGTCCCTGGCCGTGACCTTGGCCCTGGCCCTTTTCGCCTCCGCGCCGGTGAACGCCTGGTCTCAGACCCAGTCCGCGGCGGCGCGCGCGGTGCCGGGTATCGGCGTCGGCGTGCTCGGCTCGATCGACACGCGCGTCACGGTCCTGCCGGCCACCCTCAGCGTGACGGCTTCCATCGCGCTTCCGAATCTCTCTCTGAATTCTCCGGCTCCGACCGTCGCCCCGGCCGTCAAGGCGATGGCCGCCGCGTCCGTCGCCGCGCCGCAGGCGATGGTTCCCGCCGCCCAGCCTCTCGCCCTCGAGGCGCACCCGGTCATCGGCGTCCTCAACGCGCTGCAGGCCAAGGGCGTCCAGCTTCCCGAGACCCTCTCCACCCGCGAGGACGCGGCGAAGCTCATCGTCGCGGCCCAGGCCATGCCCGAAGGGACGGCCAAGCAGAACATGATCGCGATGGCCGCGGCGATCAACGCCGCGAGCAACACGGGCTCGTCCGCGCAGCTCGGCCAAATCTTCGACGCCGAGCGCGCCCGCGCCGAAGCGCCCGAGCCCGTCGCGGCTCCGGCGCCGGTTCAGCCGGCCGGCTGGCGCTCGGTCGTCTCGCGCCTGCTTCCCGCCTCGCTCGCGAAGATGGTCGTCAAGAAGACTCCGCCCGCGCCCGCTCCCGCGCCGGCGCCCGTCGCCCAGCCCGCGAACCCCGAGGACTTCGCGGTGAAGATCGCGGACATGCACTACGCGCCGTCGGCGTCCCAGATCCCGGAGAACACCTCCAAGGTCCCCGTGTCCGACAAGCAGGTCGTCGGCCAGGACGACGGCCTCAAGGCGATCAAGTTCGGCCTGCAGATGCCCGGCCGCCACTACAACCTCTTCGTCGCCGGCCCCGACGGGTCCGGCCGCGAGACGGCCCTGCGCCACATGCTCCCCGAGGTCGCCGGCAAGATGGCGACGCCCGGCGATCGCGTGGCCGTGACGAATTTCAAGGACAAGGAGAACCCGCTCGTCCTCAACCTCGACGCGGGCCGCGGCCCGGCGTTCGTCAAGGGCGTGCGCAAGTTCGTCGCGACGCTGAAGGGCGTCCTCCCCGGCGCCCTCGAGTCCGGCCAGATCGGCGAGGCCAAGAGGCAGATCGTCGCCCAGGTGCAGGCGGCCGCGTCCGAGCGCGAGGAGGCCTTCAAGGCCGAGGTCGCGGCGATCACGCTCGCCGGCGGCGTCTTCACCGTCGAGTTCTTCGCGAAGCCCTCCGGCGAGGGCCGCATGATGGTCGGCCTCAAGCTGATGCGCAACGGCCAGCCCGTCGATCCCGCGACCGTGGACGCGGACATCACCGCCGGCGCCTACACCCGCGCCCAGTTCGAGCAGGCGAACAAGGAGCGCGACCAGAAGTTCCCCGCCGTCATGGAGAAGTTCAAGGCCATGATGGAGGAGAACAACGCGGCGATGGAGGCCGTGCAGGGCAAGATCGCCGAGCTCGAGTCGCAGGCCGTCGCCTCCGTCGTCTCCCAGGTCGCCCAGCCGCTGATGGGTCTGGTCATGCCGGAGACCAAGGTCACCCCCGAGATGACCGCCCTGCAGGCGAAGATCGAGGCGTGGTCCGCCGACTTCGAGGCGCGCGTCTCCGCCGTCGACGTGGACGGCTTCGGCGTCGCCTTCATCCAGAACGGCAACAAGCTCATGGTCGCCTACACGCACGGCGGCGAGGCCCTGAGCCAGGAGAAGGTCGCCGCCCTCATGGCGAAGGGCCTGACTCCCGCCGCGTTCAAGCAGATCCAGGAAGCCCTGTCCGCCGCCGTCGAACCCCTGCTCAAGGAGTTCAAGGCGAAGAACCAGGAGTTCGGCGCGGCGCAGCAGGAGCTGGCGAAGAACCAGCCGAAGGCCGCTGCGACGCCGGAGCAGCTCAAGGCCGTCGCCTACGTGAAGATGCTGATGCAGTTCTCGGCGTCGAACTACCGGATCTTCATGGGCAAGATCGGCTCGTCGTCCGACGAGGAAGGGATCAAGGACGCCCCCGGCCAGAAGCCGATGGACGCCGAGGACTTCTTCGAGGCCAGCGTCCTCTCCAGCAACGGCGCCACGAAGGGCGCGCCGGTGGTCTGGGTCAAGAACCCGACGCTCGACAAGGTCTTCGGCAAGGCCGACGACAACCGCCGCACGATGATCATCCCCGGGGTCGGCCTCGTCAAGGGCGGCGCCCCGGGAGGCCCGACGTTGATCGGCGGAGCCATCCAGCAGGCCGAAGGCGGCTTCCTGGTCATGGATTTCATGGACGTCCTCCGCGCCCCGGGCCTCTACCAGGCCCTGATGGCGGCCGCGAAGACCGGCGAGGCGTCGATGGTCGAGGGCGGCCTGCAGAGCCTGATGAACGGCAAGAACGAGTCGTATCACGTTCCCAGCAAGGTCAAGATCGTCCTGATCGGCTCGCCGAGCCTGCGCATGCTGGTCGAGCGCCAGGACCCCGACTTCGCGATGAACTTCCAGGCCTCGGCCGACTTCGAGTCCACGCTCAAGGTGAGCGAGGAGTCGGTGGCCGGCTACGTGCAGTTCTTCGAGAAAGCGGTGCTGTCGCTCGCCGCGGAGCTCAAGCAGGACGTGACGAACCTGACGCAGGACGCGATGAGCGCCCTCGTCGAGCAGGGCGCGCGCATGGCCGACTCCAATAAGAAGCTGACCGCGCAGTTCGGCGCCCTGTACGGCGTCGTCCGCGAGGCCACCTACTGGGCGCACGAGGCGGGCCGCACCGAGGTCCGCCGCGAGGACGTCGACACCGCCCTGCAGACCAAGCAGGACCGCGAGGAGGTCTATCGCCGCCACCTGCTCCAGGTCTACAAGGACAACGTGTTCGTCGTCGAGACGACCGGCAAGAAGGTCGGCCAGATCAACGGCCTCGCCGTGATGGGGACCTTCGGCGTGCCGATGCGCATCACCGTGGTGCCGTCCGCCGCGGGCGGCGCGGGCGGGATCATCTCGGTGGACCGTCAGGCGGGCCCGAGCCAGACCGGCTCGTCCTTCAACAAGGCGCTCGGCGTGGTCGAGGGCTTCCTGCAGAACCTGTTCGCGCAGAAGCGGCCTTTCCCGGCCCGCCTCTCGATCTCCTATGAACAGAACTACGGCGGCATCGACGGCGACTCGGCGACCTCGACGGAGATCTACTCGATCCTGTCGGCGCTGTCGGGCGTGCCGATCGGCCAGAACTTCGCGGTGACCGGCTCGGCCGACCAGTTCGGCAACGTCCAGGCCATCGGCGGCGTGAACCACAAGATCGAGGGCTTCTACGAGCTCGCGAAGGCGCGCGGCCTGACGGGCGATCAGGGCATCGTGATCCCGCAGGCGAACGTCGCCGACCTTCAGCTCTCGCTCGAGGTGGTGGAGGCCGTGAAGGCCGGCAAGTTCCACATCTACGCGGTCAGCCACGTCAGCCAGGGCCTCGAGATCCTGACCGGCGTCGCCTACTCGGAGATCCTGTCCAAGGCCCGGGCGAACCTGGCGCAGATGGGCAAGCCGGAAGCCAAGAAGGACTGA